One Salvelinus sp. IW2-2015 unplaced genomic scaffold, ASM291031v2 Un_scaffold3291, whole genome shotgun sequence DNA window includes the following coding sequences:
- the LOC112075621 gene encoding leucine-rich repeat-containing protein 10B isoform X2, with the protein MGNSSRKEEDEEEKDGDGEKVKVMEEEKRRRKKKKEEEMEDDELPLGVEEMLASGDPVLDLSYKKFRRLPGVICGLRHLEKLYVCGNSLRTLPENIVQLKGLRILALDFNKMEDVPLAICQLRNLTRLYLGSNRLISLPPELRNLQSLRCLWMESNYFTCFPRQLYDLPHLRSLQMGDNRLRTLPPDLWRMEALRGLWLYGNRFTEFPRVLLRMVDLEILDLDKNKIAVFPNLSRLPALRLFSYDHNPVEGPPGVGEEVLLVGEGAQEELQDRADRKAKKEQDVRDAEEAVLAGDGPVIQGILKTAKQNSASHAGHKYNEVVTEAMPLTEEERRKKEMEAELERALNDYGAGLEYDLEGIEYDKEELICEGEGYEVGDLEYERGDMDYEYEEGEELEEPGRQGGRH; encoded by the exons ATGGGCAACTCCTCcaggaaggaggaggatgaggaagagaaggatggggATGGGGAGAAAGTGAAAgtaatggaggaggagaagaggaggaggaagaagaagaaagaggaggagatggaggacgaTGAGCTTCCCCTAGGTGTGGAGGAGATGCTGGCGAGCGGAGATCCCGTCTTGGATCTGAGCTATAAGAAGTTCCGCAGGTTGCCCGGTGTGATCTGTGGGCTACGCCACCTGGAGAAGCTGTATGTCTGTGGTAACAGCCTGCGGACCCTCCCGGAGAACATCGTCCAACTAAAGGGCCTCCGCATCCTGGCTCTAGACTTTAACAAGATGGAGGACGTCCCGTTGGCCATCTGCCAGCTCCGCAACCTGACACGTCTCTACCTGGGCTCCAACCGCCTGATATCTCTCCCTCCAGAGCTACGCAACCTTCAGAGCCTTCGCTGCCTCTGGATGGAGAGCAACTACTTCACGTGCTTCCCCCGCCAGCTCTACGATTTACCCCACCTCAGGTCCCTCCAGATGGGGGACAACAGGCTACGGACCCTGCCCCCGGACCTGTGGCGTATGGAGGCTCTGCGAGGGCTATGGTTATACGGGAACCGTTTCACAGAGTTTCCCCGTGTCTTACTCCGCATGGTGGATCTGGAGATCTTAGACCTGGACAAGAACAAGATCGCGGTGTTCCCTAATCTGAGTCGGCTCCCCGCCCTCCGCCTCTTTTCCTACGACCACAACCCCGTGGAGGGGCCTCCCGGCGTGGGGGAGGAGGTGCTGCTGGTTGGGGAGGGGGCCCAGGAGGAGCTCCAGGATCGGGCAGACAGGAAGGCTAAGAAGGAGCAGGATGTGAGGGATGCGGAGGAGGCTGTGCTGGCCGGGGATGGGCCTGTGATCCAAGGCATTCTAAAAACGGCCAAACAGAACAGTGCATCGCACGCTGGGCACAAGTACAACGAGGTGGTAACCGAAGCGATGCCCCTAaccgaggaggagaggaggaagaaggagatggAGGCGGAGTTAGAGAGGGCGTTGAACGACTACGGGGCGGGGCTTGAGTATGACCTGGAGGGGATAGAATATGACAAGGAGGAGCTTATATGTGAGGGGGAGGGGTATGAG GTTGGGGATTTGGAGTACGAACGAGGAGATATGGACTATGAGtatgaggagggggaggagctaGAGGAACCAGGAAGACAAGGGGGCCGGCATtga
- the LOC112075621 gene encoding leucine-rich repeat-containing protein 10B isoform X1, translating to MGNSSRKEEDEEEKDGDGEKVKVMEEEKRRRKKKKEEEMEDDELPLGVEEMLASGDPVLDLSYKKFRRLPGVICGLRHLEKLYVCGNSLRTLPENIVQLKGLRILALDFNKMEDVPLAICQLRNLTRLYLGSNRLISLPPELRNLQSLRCLWMESNYFTCFPRQLYDLPHLRSLQMGDNRLRTLPPDLWRMEALRGLWLYGNRFTEFPRVLLRMVDLEILDLDKNKIAVFPNLSRLPALRLFSYDHNPVEGPPGVGEEVLLVGEGAQEELQDRADRKAKKEQDVRDAEEAVLAGDGPVIQGILKTAKQNSASHAGHKYNEVVTEAMPLTEEERRKKEMEAELERALNDYGAGLEYDLEGIEYDKEELICEGEGYEVGDLEYERGDMDYELGTYEVGDLEYERGDMDYEYEEGEELEEPGRQGGRH from the coding sequence ATGGGCAACTCCTCcaggaaggaggaggatgaggaagagaaggatggggATGGGGAGAAAGTGAAAgtaatggaggaggagaagaggaggaggaagaagaagaaagaggaggagatggaggacgaTGAGCTTCCCCTAGGTGTGGAGGAGATGCTGGCGAGCGGAGATCCCGTCTTGGATCTGAGCTATAAGAAGTTCCGCAGGTTGCCCGGTGTGATCTGTGGGCTACGCCACCTGGAGAAGCTGTATGTCTGTGGTAACAGCCTGCGGACCCTCCCGGAGAACATCGTCCAACTAAAGGGCCTCCGCATCCTGGCTCTAGACTTTAACAAGATGGAGGACGTCCCGTTGGCCATCTGCCAGCTCCGCAACCTGACACGTCTCTACCTGGGCTCCAACCGCCTGATATCTCTCCCTCCAGAGCTACGCAACCTTCAGAGCCTTCGCTGCCTCTGGATGGAGAGCAACTACTTCACGTGCTTCCCCCGCCAGCTCTACGATTTACCCCACCTCAGGTCCCTCCAGATGGGGGACAACAGGCTACGGACCCTGCCCCCGGACCTGTGGCGTATGGAGGCTCTGCGAGGGCTATGGTTATACGGGAACCGTTTCACAGAGTTTCCCCGTGTCTTACTCCGCATGGTGGATCTGGAGATCTTAGACCTGGACAAGAACAAGATCGCGGTGTTCCCTAATCTGAGTCGGCTCCCCGCCCTCCGCCTCTTTTCCTACGACCACAACCCCGTGGAGGGGCCTCCCGGCGTGGGGGAGGAGGTGCTGCTGGTTGGGGAGGGGGCCCAGGAGGAGCTCCAGGATCGGGCAGACAGGAAGGCTAAGAAGGAGCAGGATGTGAGGGATGCGGAGGAGGCTGTGCTGGCCGGGGATGGGCCTGTGATCCAAGGCATTCTAAAAACGGCCAAACAGAACAGTGCATCGCACGCTGGGCACAAGTACAACGAGGTGGTAACCGAAGCGATGCCCCTAaccgaggaggagaggaggaagaaggagatggAGGCGGAGTTAGAGAGGGCGTTGAACGACTACGGGGCGGGGCTTGAGTATGACCTGGAGGGGATAGAATATGACAAGGAGGAGCTTATATGTGAGGGGGAGGGGTATGAGGTTGGGGATTTGGAGTACGAACGAGGAGATATGGACTATGAGTTAGGAACTTATGAGGTTGGGGATTTGGAGTACGAACGAGGAGATATGGACTATGAGtatgaggagggggaggagctaGAGGAACCAGGAAGACAAGGGGGCCGGCATtga